The genomic stretch GCACGGCGTGCTTCACCGGCAAATACCCGATTGAGCTCCCCTCGGAGGAGCGCCGCGGCAAGTCGCTCTTCAATGCCGAAGAAGGCAAGGGTGGACCGCTCGCCGGCAAGGCGGCGGAGGTGACCGTTGAGCGCCCGGTACCAAACAAGCCCGAGCATGCGGAGGCTGTCTCCATTGAAACCCGCACGGGTACCGATACCTTGGAGAACAAGTTCGATACCGCAGCGCTTCCGGTGGTTCAGGCGCAGGCTGGCTCTGGGGCATCCGCACCCGTTGAGTCTGCTCAGGAAGCTCAACAACCGGCACCGGGCATGTGCAACCCCGGTCCCGACGCCGATCTTGAAGCGCTTTTGACCGAGGAAGACTTGGTTCCCGCACACGTTAATTCACGCCCTATAACCCCGAAGGACTAATAAACCCATGAGCGAAAACAGCACCTCTGTAACCTATGCAAGCGCTGGCGTTGATGTTGAGGCGGGCGACCGCGCCGTCGAGCTGATGAAGGATGCGGTGAAGGCGACTCACAACGCTTCGGTGGTCGGCGGTGTGGGCGGTTTTGCCGGGCTGTATGACCTCTCGGCCTTGTCCTCATATCGCAAGCCCTATTTGGCGACTTCTACGGATGGTGTGGGCACGAAGGTCGCTATCGCGCAGGCGCTCGATATTCATGACACGATTGGCTACGACCTGGTGGGTATGGTCGTGGACGATATTGTGGTGTGCGGCGCGAAGCCTCTTTTCATGACCGATTATATTGCTACGGGCAAGGTCGTTCCCGAGCGTATCGCCGATATTGTGCGGGGTATTGCCGGGGCTTGCAAGGTTGCCGGTACTGCGTTGGTGGGCGGCGAGACGGCGGAGCATCCGGGGCTTTTGGCTGAACATGAGTACGATGTTGCCGGTGCCGCAACCGGTCTGGTGGAGGCCGATGAACTGCTCGGCCCCGATCGCGTGCGCGAGGGCGATGTGCTGATTGGTATGGCTTCTTCGGGTATTCACTCGAACGGGTACTCGCTGGTGCGTAAGGTGATCGATGTGGCAGGCTGGGGCTTGGATCGTCAGGTGGACGAGCTCGGCCGTGCTTTGGGCGAAGAGCTTTTAGAGCCTACTCGCGTGTATGCGGCGGATTGTCTGGATTTGGCGGCTGCGTTCCCGGTCAATGGTGCCGAAGGGCAGACCGGTCACGGTATTCGTGGGTTCTCGCATGTGACCGGAGGCGGTCTCGCCGCTAATCTGGCGCGTGTTTTGCCGCAGGGTTTGGAGGGTCGCGTGGACCGTTCGACCTGGCAGATTCCGGCGATTTTTTCACTTGTCGGTTCGCTCGGTAAGGTTCCGCTTGCCGACCTGGAGCGCACCCTGAACCTGGGCGTGGGCATGATTGCGATTGTTGATCCTGCGGTGGCAGATGCTGCGGTGAGTCGTCTGAATGAGCGCGGTATTTCAGCCTGGATTATGGGGGATGTGGTGAAGGCTGGCACCCCCGATCTAAATAACCCTGACTATGTGCAGGGTGCCAAGGGCGTTGATGGAGGCGCAGTGCGGCTTTACGGCAGTTACGCGGTCTAGCCTGCGCTCTGACAGGGTTTTACGCTGTAGCTCCCCTGCCCTATATCTATAAAACGCGAGCGGATGATTTTTAACGAATCATCTGCTCGCGTTTTGTGTGCTGTTGCGGCGATCTTATTAGGCAATAGTGCTAATTTTGCGCAAGCTTTAAATCTTTACTCAATACTTGGCTACCTATCATCTTGCACTTTCGGAAAACTTTAAAGTATTCCAAGACCCTAAATCTCGTATACCAGATAG from Rothia dentocariosa ATCC 17931 encodes the following:
- the purM gene encoding phosphoribosylformylglycinamidine cyclo-ligase, coding for MSENSTSVTYASAGVDVEAGDRAVELMKDAVKATHNASVVGGVGGFAGLYDLSALSSYRKPYLATSTDGVGTKVAIAQALDIHDTIGYDLVGMVVDDIVVCGAKPLFMTDYIATGKVVPERIADIVRGIAGACKVAGTALVGGETAEHPGLLAEHEYDVAGAATGLVEADELLGPDRVREGDVLIGMASSGIHSNGYSLVRKVIDVAGWGLDRQVDELGRALGEELLEPTRVYAADCLDLAAAFPVNGAEGQTGHGIRGFSHVTGGGLAANLARVLPQGLEGRVDRSTWQIPAIFSLVGSLGKVPLADLERTLNLGVGMIAIVDPAVADAAVSRLNERGISAWIMGDVVKAGTPDLNNPDYVQGAKGVDGGAVRLYGSYAV